In Pyrus communis chromosome 11, drPyrComm1.1, whole genome shotgun sequence, the sequence TCCAATATTGCCAATCAGAGAAAAGAGGGACATTGCTTGTGCTTTTTAGTAGCTGTGTTACCTTCTCatttaccaattggttttacaGTGGAATTCTAACTTTCTATGGCAATGGTCACACATGCTCCACGTCATccgatttgtgttgtccacatgttaAGATTGAAATTTCGCCACATATGAGGGAGCGTATTGAGAGTGAATCCCACATTGGAGAAAAGAGGGACCTTACTTGTGCTTATTGGTAGTAGGCGTATTACCTTCTCATTTACCAATTAGTTTTACGGTGCTGAACTTCTCACACACATAGGCATTTgtaagaaaggaaaagaaaggaaaaattaaGAATTGATGGTAATATCTGAACATCAAGATTTCCATTTTCAGATGAGAGGTCACTTTTTCAAGCGTATCCAGCCCCGATTGATCATGATGATGGGCCAACCCCAACTGATCGTGAAGCTAGGCCAGAGCTCGCAATGGAAGAAGGGCTCAATGCAGGTAGTGTGTATATATACCTTGATCCCTCACAAATTAAGATATTGCGTGGGAAAGTTAGCAGTTaacaaagttaaaataaaatatggcaTTCAGGACATGAGAGCAATGCAAACGATATCTATGCAACTTTCGTCAAATATGTGAAGTCTAATGATTGGGATAAAGCGATCCAGTTTCTTCGCGACCATCCCCAGGTAGGAAGTGAAAGAATTTCAAGTGGCGGTACAGCTCTTCACTATGCAGTCCGGCCGCTTAACAACTGCAGCGTGCGCAATATGGAACAGTCAAAACAGGGTTGAAGTAGCCAAACGCATGGTTGAAAAGAATGACAAATTACTTAGTATTTTACCTTCCGGCACTGACGCCTCTAGTTGTCTTCGCTCAGAGTTTGTCAAATGGGGAAATAATGGCTCGTTATCTCTATTCTGTTACTCCACGCGAAACACTGCACGTTACCGATGCCTCTCAACTGATTTCTCTCGGCCTTCGTTATAAACGATTTGGTAAGAGAGGGAATCGACTGAGTTTCAAACACGACCAATTATTAATGTCGACGCCCTAGCTATATCTTCTTTTGCCCGTGTGTGATCTTTTTGGTTACATATTTTATCTGCATACTTTACTGTCGTTTTTCACATttctattatatataaatattgtgtGGGATTTGATTTAGCGCTACCCATAACTAGCCATGGCTAAAGATCACGACGGAGAATTCCCCTTGATAACATTGGCCAGTGATTGTTCAACATTCAAAAGTGGAAGCCGACTCAATTTATGGGAAAAGATTTATTACGGTTAGTTCAacactgttttttattttctcctcaTATTTTCAGCTTTTAAAATTACCTATTACCCTCCACAATAAAAGTCCTTTCGCTcgtttgaaaaaataaaagggtttttaaactttaatccttaaagaagattaaaatttaataaaaacctggtgttagattggatattgattttagtcctttaatgtgtacttaattcaaattcatattatatttttgttttaatatttaatagatatcttatttaatgtcattacattaaattttaaattgattattatacacattttaattcattaattttatttaacttcctCTTATTagtacctaaatgtttgtatcttaatatatttttactaaattagtgtaccaaaatgtccATACGTAAATATATTGTACTACCTAAATGTATTGTAGttaattagtggcacataacaaaatatacaaaaacataagtgtatcGAAAATTCCTTACCTAAATATATAATACTAAACTAAGGTACCGAAATGttggtacctaaatatattatatgaaAC encodes:
- the LOC137708868 gene encoding uncharacterized protein isoform X2, yielding MPHYSQPSDRTRTDERSLFQAYPAPIDHDDGPTPTDREARPELAMEEGLNAGHESNANDIYATFVKYVKSNDWDKAIQFLRDHPQVGSERISSGGTALHYAVRPLNNCSVRNMEQSKQG
- the LOC137708868 gene encoding uncharacterized protein isoform X1, which produces MPHYSQPSDRTRTDERSLFQAYPAPIDHDDGPTPTDREARPELAMEEGLNAGRHESNANDIYATFVKYVKSNDWDKAIQFLRDHPQVGSERISSGGTALHYAVRPLNNCSVRNMEQSKQG